The Mycolicibacterium parafortuitum nucleotide sequence GCTGTCGGTGACACCGATCTTGACCTCCACGGTGGGGCCCCTTCTGTTCGAGTGCTCGTCTACTCCAAGGAGGCTAGTGGACGTCGGCCCGGCACGGCGGAGCCGCCACCCCGCCCTCGCCCAGGGCGAACATCGGTCGTCCGCGCGATCGGCCGGAGCCGGCATAACAGCGGGGCGATCGAACCGAGTCCCGACCGTGACCGCCCAGGGCGCGCGTCAGCCTCATCCGTCACTTCTGCCTCAGTAGCATCGGGCGCGAAACCGGATAAAGGATGACTGGAAAGCTTCATGAACAGGCCTTATACCGCGCAATCCCCGTACTCGCTGACGCCGACGGAGCGCCTCCGCAGCAGCCGCGGCAGTGGACGGCGAGGCAGCCGATACGGCGGCCATGGCAGTGATGTCGACGAGCTGGACCGCTACGGCGATCTGGACACCGACGCGCTCCCGCCCTACCCCGGGGACGACTACACGGCCGACTATGAGGACGCCGAGAACTACGACGACTACCTCGACGAGGCCCGCATCGACCGGCGCTGGATGTGGATCGCCGGGGTGGCCGGGGCGATCCTGTTCGTCGCGGTGATCACCGCGAGCATGATCCTCGGCGGCGGCGACAGCGGTTCGGTGTCGGCGACGGTGGCGTCCCCGCTGCCGACCTCCAGCGCGCCGGAGCCGTCCGCGGCGCCCGCCCCGCGCGTCGCGGTGCCCGCCCCGTCACTGCCCGCCGAGACCGTCACGACCGTGACCCCGTCCGCCGAGACACCGGCGCCGGTTCCGGAAGCTCCCGCACCCGTGCTGCCCGCCCCGCAGGCCGCGCCGCCGCCGGCCCCGCCCGCGGGCACCGTGACCTACCGGATCACCGGCAACCGGGCGCTGCTCGACCTGGTCACGGTGATCTACACCGACGCCCAGGGAGCCCTGCAGACCGACGTGAACGTGGCGCTGCCGTGGACCAAGACCATCGTGCTGGATCCCGGAGTGACGCTGAGCTCGGTGACCGCGACCAGCGTGTCCGGTCAGCTCAACTGCGCGATCCTCGACGCCAACGGCTCGGCGCTGGCCGTGCAGAACAGCAACTCGATCATCACCAACTGCACCCGGTAGCGGTTCAGGCCAGGCCGAGCTCGGCCATCCGGCGGTTGTGGGTGTTCTGCAGCGTGTCGAAGAATTCCGACATCTGCGACAGCCCGCCGCCGGCCATCACCAGGTCGACGAGCTCGTCGTGGTCGGCCATCACGAACTGAGCCTGGGTGATCGCCTCGCCGAGCAGCCGCCGCGACCACAGCGCCAGCCGGTGCCGTTGCCGATCGCTCGCGGTGACCGCCGACTGCACCTCGGCGACGACGAACTGCGAGTGCCCGGTCTCCGACAGCACCGAGCGCACCACCTCGGCGGCCTCGGGAGGCATCACGTCGGCGATCTGCAGGTAGAAATCAGCGGCCAGCGCGTCCCCGATGTAGGTCTTGACGAGCGCTTCCAGCCAGGTGCTCGGGGTGGTCAGCCGGTGATAGTTCTCCAGCGCGGGTGCGTACCGGGTCATCGCCGGGACGACGTCGACGCCACGGCGTTCCAGCGCGTCGCGCAGCACTTCGTAGTGCTGCATCTCGGCGGCGGCCATGCTGGCCATGTTGATGCGGCCGCTGAGGTTCGGCGCCATCCTGGCCTCTTCGGTGAGCCGGTAGAACGCGGCCACCTCACCGTAGGCGAGCAGCGCGAACAGCTCGTTGATGCCGGCGTGGTCGAGTGAAATCGGTGCCGCGTCGGCATGGCCCGGCTCGTCCCCCGGGCTACCCGTCGGGGCGGAGGCAGCGGCCGCAGACGGCGTCGAATTCATGCCCCAACCTTAGACTCCGGCACCGGCGATGCGGCTTCTGAGCAGTCGACCGGCTACCATGGTCGTGGTGTCGGCGTTCGTGCCGACGGATCGAACCAGGTCACGCCGGCAAATTCGCCGCAGACACCTAGGTAATGTGCGTGCACGCGGTGGCCCGCCTCCTCAGCGCAGGGCCCGCGAAGTTCTCTTCACAACTCGTGCGCGCGTGGACACGCATGAGGAACCAGTGAAAGGCTTCGTCTACCGAGCATGACTCCAGTGACAACGCACCCGAACCCCACATTCGCCCAGCTCGGAGTGCGCGACGAGATCGTCCGCGCCCTCGCCGAGAACGGCATCGAACACGCCTTCGCGATCCAGGAGCTGACGCTTCCGCTGGCGCTGGCCGGCGATGACCTGATCGGTCAGGCCCGCACCGGCATGGGCAAGACCTTCGCCTTCGGCGTCCCGCTGCTGCACCGCATCACCTCCGACCCGGAGCGGCCGCTGACCGGCATCCCGCGCGCGCTCGTCGTCGTCCCGACCCGTGAGCTGTGCATCCAGGTCTACGAAGACCTCGTCGGCGCCTCCAAGTACCTCAAGGCCGACGAATCCCGCAAGCTGACGGTTACCGCGATCTACGGCGGACGTCCCTACGAGCCGCAGATCGAGGCGTTGCAGAAGGGCGTTGACGTCGTCGTCGGCACCCCGGGCCGCCTGCTCGACCTGGCCCAGCAGGGCCACCTGCAGCTCGGCGGACTCAGCGTGCTGGTCCTCGACGAGGCCGACGAGATGCTCGACCTGGGCTTCCTGCCCGACATCGAGCGCATCCTCAAGCAGATCCCGGCCAAGCGCCAGGCCATGCTGTTCTCGGCCACCATGCCGGACCCGATCATCACCCTGGCCCGCACGTTCATGACCCAGCCGACGCACATCCGCGCCGAGGCGCCGCATTCGTCGGCCACCCACGACAGCACCGAGCAGTTCGCCTACCGTGCGCACGCCCTCGACAAGGTCGAGATGGTCGCCCGCATCCTGCAGGCCGAGGGCCGCGGCGCGACGATGATCTTCACCCGCACCAAGCGCACCGCGCAGAAGGTCGCCGACGAACTGGCCGAACGCGGCTTCAAGGTCGGCGCCGTGCACGGTGACCTCGGGCAGGGCGCGCGTGAGAAGGCGCTGAAGTCGTTCCGCACCGGCGAGGTCGACGTGCTGGTCGCCACCGACGTCGCCGCCCGCGGCATCGACATCGACGACATCACCCACGTCATCAACTTCCAGATCCCCGAGGACGAGCAGGCCTACGTGCACCGCATCGGCCGCACCGGCCGCGCGGGCAAGACCGGCATCGCCGTCACCCTGGTCGACTGGGACGAGCTCCCCCGCTGGACGATGATCGACAAGGCACTGGGTCTGGACACCCCCGACCCCGCCGAGACGTACTCGAATTCCCCGCACCTGTACGAGGAACTCAACATCCCCGCCGATGCCGGCGGCTCCATCGGCAAGGCGAAGCAGGCCGACAAGCCCAAGCGGGAGCCGCGCGAACCGCGGGCCGAAAAGCCGGCGCGCAACCGCAACCGTCGCCGCACCCGCGGCGGCAAGCCCGTCAGCGGTCACCCCGAGGGCACCTCGGAGCAGCCGGAAGCGTCCGCCGCACCGGATCAGGACGGCGAGGCCGGCGACGGCGCGGCCCGCCCCGCTCGCCGGCGTCGCCGCCGTCGTCCCAGCAAGGCCTCGACCGCAGGGACGGCTGCCGGTACCGCCGCAGGCACCAACTGACCGACTGCATTGGTCAAACCCGAACGCCGCACTCGGGCGGACCTCGTCGCTGCGGCAGTGATCGCCGTCGTCGTGGTGGTGGTCGCCGCCGTGGTGTGGTGGACCAGCGATGCCAGGGCCACCATCAGCCGACCCGCGGCGGAACCGGTACCCGCACTGAAACCGGCTGTCGCCGTTCCCGATTCGTTGACCGAGCAGTGGTCGGCGCGCAGCGGTAAGACCATCCAGCCGCTGGTGGTCGCCGGTGCCGTCGTCACCGGGGACGACCGAACGATGGCGGGCCGCGACCCCGGTACCGGCGACGTGGTGTGGACCTATGCCCGCGATCTCGAGTTGTGCGGGGTCACCTGGGTCTACAACTACGCGGTCGCGGTGTATCCGGATTCCCGGGGCTGCGGGCAGGTCAGCACGGTGGACGCGAAGACGGGCCAGCGCGGTCCGGCGCGCACCAGCTACGCCGACCGTCACGTGACCCTGTCCGGTGACGGCAGCACCGTACTCTCCGCCGGGGACACCCGGCTGGAGATGTGGCGCTCGGACATGGTGCGCATGCTCAGCTACGGCGCACTCGACGCCCCGATCAAACCCGGTGTCCCGGCGACGCCGTTGTGCCGCTTCGTCTCCGCGGGCGCGAGTTCGGGGTCGGTGGCGGTGCTGGAGGCCTGTGAGCGCCAGGATCTGCGCCTGACGCTGCTGCGACCGTCCGACGAGGAGGACGTCCCCGAGACGAAGTACGTCCAGCAGAAGGGCGTCGAAGACGGCACCGGGGCCCGCGTCGTCGCGGTCACCGATACCTACACCGCGCTCTATGTTCCGACGCCGAAGCCGCGCCTGGACCTGATCGACGACACCGGCGCGACGGTCGACACGACGATCGTCGACGCGCCACCATCCGAGGACGCGACGATGTCGCGAGCCGGCGAGGTGATCACCTGGTGGACCGGTGACGCGCTGATGGTGTTCTCCGCCAACGATCTTCGCTACAAGTACACGGTCGCGGCATCGGGCCCGAACGCCCCGATAGGCCCGGGCACGGTGATGGCGGGCAAGCTGCTGGTGCCGGTCACCACGGGCTATGACGTGTTCGATCCCGACACGGGAAAGGGCGAAAGACACATCCCGGTGCAGCGCCCGTCCGTCGACGGCCCGGTGGTGCCGGCCGTGGCCGGCACGGTGGTGCTGGAGCAGAGGGGCGACGAGCTGGTGGCTCTCGCCGGAGGGTGACGATCAAGCGGCGAGGCACGAGCCGCGTTGAGGAACCCGACCAGAGAACCGGAGGGTGACGATCAAGCGGCGAGGCACGAGCCGCGTTGAGGAACCCGACCAGAGAACCGGAGGGTGACGATCAAGCGGCGAGGCACGAGCCGCGTTGAGGAACCCGACCCGACGCCTAGACGTCCGGTGTGTACGTCTGCAGCGGCTTGCCGGTCTTCCAGTGCTTCATCAGCGCGGCGGCGAACTCGCGGTAGGCCACCGCCCCCTTGTTCTTGCGCCCGGTCAGCACCGAGGCACCAGATGCGCTGGCCTCGGCGAAACGGACGGTGCGCGGGATCGGCGGCGAAAGCACCGGAAGGTTGTAGCGGTCGACGACGTCGAACAGCACGTCGCGGCTGTGCGTGGTGCGCGAGTCGTACAGCGTCGGCAGCGCCCCCAGCAGCGTGAGGTTCGGGTTGGTGATGGCCTGCACGTCCGCCACGGTGCGCAGGAACTGGCCGACGCCGCGGTGCGCGAGGGTCTCGCACTGCAGCGGAACCACCACCTCGTCGGCGGCGGTCAACCCGTTGAGCGTCAGCACCCCCAGCGATGGCGGACAGTCGATGATCACGACGTCGAAATCGGCGCTGACCTTGTCGAGCGCACGTTTGAGCGCGTGTTCGCGCCCGGCGCGCATCAACAGCATCGCCTCGGCGCCGGCCAGGTCGATGTTGGCGGGCAGCAACGTCATGCCCTCCTGGGTCTGCACCAGCGCGACATCCGGTTCGACGTCGCCGAGCAGCACCTCGTGCACCGAGACCGGCAGTTTGTCGGGATCATGACCGAGCGAGAAGGTCAGCGACCCTTGCGGATCGAGGTCGACGAGCAACACCTTCTTGCCCTGCTCGGTCATCGCCGCACCCAACGACGCAACCGTCGTCGTCTTGGCGACCCCACCCTTTTGATTGGCGACCGCAAGTACCCGCGTCACTGTTCCCATCCTGCCGCCTATTCTGACATTTGTCGTGCTCTCGCGTTCATGTTCACCTCTGGGCCCCGGTGGTAAACCGCCGGTACGGCAGAATCGGTTCCCGTGGGCGTTCTGCAGCACCGTCTGATCCTGCTTCGGCACGGCGAGACGGAATGGTCGAAATCGGGCAAGCACACGAGCCGCACCGAGCTCGAGCTCACCGAACACGGCCGCGCCCAGGCCCAGTCCGCGGCCCACACCCTCGAACAACTCGACCTGCACGACCCGTATGTCATCAGCAGTCCGCGGGTACGGGCGAGGACCACCGCCGAACTCGCCGGGCTCGCCGTCGACGAGGTGAACCCGTTGATCAGCGAATGGGACTACGGCGACTTCGAGGGCACCACCACCGTGCAGATCCGCGAGATGGTGCCCAACTGGCTGGTGTGGACGCACGGCTGTCCCGGCGGTGAGACCTCGGCGCAGGTGTGTGCGCGCGCCGACAGTGCCATCGCGGTCGCGCTCGGCCACATGGAGTCCCGCGACGTCGTGTTCGTCGGACACGGGCATTTCTCCCGCGCGGTGATCACCCGGTGGATCGAGCAGCCGGTGTACGAGGGCGTCCGGTTCGCGATGCCGGCGGCGTCGATGGCGGTGTGCGGCTTCGAGCACGGGGTCCGCCAGCTCAGCGCGCTGGCTCAGACCGGTGTCCCCAACCCGGCCGTGTCGACATGACCCGCGAACCCGCATTCGTGTTCGCCGGGCCCGACGGCGTCGTCATCGGCGAGGGCGTCCACACCGCGTTCCCCCACATCGCCGACGCCCGCGCCGCGCTCGCCTCGCACAGTTCTCCGATCATCGTGGGCGCGTTGCCTTTCGACCTCGACCAACCTGCCGCGTTGATCAGGCCGCAGTCGGTGCGGTTCACCGACTCACTGCCGGACTGGCCCGCGCGCGATCTGGCCGCCGCGGAGATCACCGCGACCAGCCCGGACGCCGACGAGCACCGCAGGCGCATCGAGGTCGCACTGCGGCGGCTTCGCGATCCCGCCGACGGACTGCACAAGGTGGTGCTGGCCCGCGCGCTGCAGCTGAGCGCGCACGGACGCCTGGACGCCAGGACCGTGCTCGCCCGGCTGGCCGCCGCGGACGCGCAGGCAACCAAGTTCCTCGTCGACCTTTCGGCTGCGGGCGAAGGCTATTCGGGCACCGCGCTGGTGGGCGCCAGCCCGGAGTTGCTGGTGGCCCGCCACGGGCAGCAGGTGTTCTGCCGGCCGTTCGCCGGTTCCGCACCGCGGCGCGCCGATCCCGAGGCAGACGCGGCGAGCGGGGCCGCGCTCGCCGAATCCGACAAGAACCACCATGAACATCAGCTCGTCGTCGACGCACTGCGCACCGCGCTGGAACCGCTGTGCATCGATCTGCAGATCGCCGAACGCCCGCAGCTGACCAAAACCGCCGCGGTGTGGCACCTGTACACACCCATCACCGGGACCCTGCGCGAAAGATCAACGACGGCTTTGGATCTCGCTGTCGCACTGCATCCCACACCGGCGGTCGGCGGCTCCCCCACCGAGGAGGCCACCGCGTTGATCGCCGCCGTCGAGGGTGACCGCGGCTTCTACGCGGGCACCGTGGGCTGGTGCGACCGGCGCGGTGACGGCCGCTGGGTGGTGTCGATCCGGTGCGCGCAGCTGTCGGCCGACCGCCGCACCGCGGTCGCGCACTCCGGTGGCGGGATCGTCGCCGAATCCGACCCCGACGACGAAGTCGACGAGACCACAACGAAATTCCGCACCATCCTGTCAGCGCTGGGAGTCCAGACATGAGCGAGAACATCCGCAGGGTCCGCCGCGGCGACGAGGTCGAACTGGTGGCGATGATCGGTGAACTCGCCGAGTTCGAGCACGCCTCCGACCAGTGCACGGTGACCGAGACGCAGCTCGCCGACGCGCTTTTCGGGCCCGACCCGACGCTGTACGGCCACATCGCCGAGGTGGACGGTCAGGCCGCGGCGATGGCGTTGTGGTTCCGCAACTTCTCGACATGGGACGGGGCCGCCGGGATCTATCTGGAAGACCTGTTCGTCCGTGCGCGATTCCGCCGCCGCGGGTTGGCCCGCAAGCTGCTCGCGACGCTGGCCCGTGAGTGCGTCGAGCACGGCTACTCGCGGCTGAGCTGGGCGGTGCTCGACTGGAACGTCAACGCGATCGCGCTCTACGACGGCGTGGGTGGAAAACCGCAGAGCGAATGGATCACCTACCGCGTATCGGGTCCGGAACTGTCGGCGTTGGCATCCCGGGAGAACTCGGAATCCGGCTCCTGAGTGAGCCAGTGCAGGCCCGTGGGGCCGAACAGTGCGGCCAGCACCGTGACCGCCGCGGCCGCGACGACGACCGCGTAGCCCGGTCGCCCCGAGCTGAAGACGTAGTAGGCCACGGGAAGCAGCACCAGGTTCGCGAACACCGCGATCCCGCGGCCCCAGCGCCGCCCGGTCCACAGCGCCCACCCGGCTGCGGCGACCCCGGACCCCATGATCGCGAACCAGCCTGCGGTGCCGTATCCGCTGATCCCGACCTCGTGGTGGCCACCTGCCTCGCGCACGACGAGCACCACCGCGGTCACGATCGCCAGCAGACCTTCGAGAGCGGCGATCGCACCGGCCAGGCGCACCGGACGGGGTGTCAACATGCCGGAGGCGCGAGGCGTCACTGCCCCAGCCTGTCGGCGAGGTACTGCACCGCCATCTCGTAGCCCAGCGGCCCGGCGCCGGCGACCACCATCTCCGCGACGGCCGACACATACGAGTGGTGGCGGAACTCCTCGCGGGCGTGGATGTTGCTCAGGTGTACCTCGGCGACGGGCAACCCGACCGAACGCAGCGCGTCGGCGATCGCGATCGAGGTGTGGCTGTAGGCGGCCGGGTTGATCACGATGGCGGCGCAGTCGCTGCGTGCGGCGTGGATCGCGTCGATCAGTTCACCCTCGTGGTTGCTCTGGACGGCACGGACGGCCAGGCCGGCCTCCTTGGCCACCTGCGCCACCCTCGCCTCGATCTCGGCGAGCGTCGTCGAACCGTAGACCTCGGGCTGCCGGGTGCCCAGCAGGTTCAGGTTCGGCCCGTTGACGAGTAGTAATCGGCGTTCGGTCACCGTTGTACGGTACCGGCGCCGGTCGCCGTGCGGCCTCGATGCGCGCCGGACGGTTAGGCTCGGGCCCCGTGCGCGCCGTGCTGATCGTGAACCCGAATGCCACCTCGACGACGCCGGCGGGCAGAGACCTGCTGGCCCATGCGCTGGAGAGCCGCGTCCGGCTGACAGTGACCCACACCGACCACCGCGGTCATGCGATCGAGATCGCCCGCGACGCGGCCCGCGACGGTGTCGACGTGGTGATCGTGCACGGCGGCGACGGCACGGTCAACGAGGTCGTCAACGGCGTCGTCGGACAGTGCGGCGCAGGTCAACCGGGTCCCGCCGTGGGTGTGGTGCCCGGCGGCTCGGCGAATGTGTTCGCCCGTGCGCTGGGTATCAGCCCGGACCCGATCGAGGCCACCAACCAGCTCGTCGACCTGCTGGGCGACTTCCGGCGCGGCCGGCAGTGGCGGCGCATCGGCCTGATGGACTGCGGTGAGCGCTGGGGCGTCTTCACCGCGGGAATGGGCGTCGACGGCGACGTGGTGGCCGCGGTCGAGGCGCAGCGGGCCAAGGGCCGCAAGGTCACCGCGTCGCGCTACATCCGCGTCGCGGTGCGCGAGGTGCTGGCGGCCGCCCGCAAGGAACCGAACCTGACGCTGCGGCTGCCCGACCGCGAGCCCGTCTCCGGGGTGCATTTCGCGTTCGTGTCGAACGCCAGCCCGTGGACCTACGCCAACACCCGGCCGGTGTGGACCAACCCGGACACCACGTTCGAGACGGGGCTGGGGGTGTTCGCGACGACCAGCATGAACATCTGGGCGAATCTGCGGTTGGCGCGGCAGATGAACTCGCGCAAACCCCGGCTGGAAGCCAAGCATCTGATCCGCGACGACGACCTGCCGTGGCTGGAAGTGAGCAGCGCCACCCCGGTCGCCTGCCAGATTGACGGAGATTACATCGGGGAGCGCGAAATGATGCGCTTCACTGCGGTGGCCGGTGCGCTGCAGGTGGTCGCGCCCCCGCCGAAGATGGGCCGTTAATGGCCCTGAGCTGGGAAAACGCCCTCAGCCGGAAAAATACCGAGCATGTTTTAGGGCGCAGATGGGTAGAGCCTAGTACAGGAGATCGCGGGTTCGGAAAACGGACCCCGGTAGTGAGATAGCCCACGAGTTAACGAACTTCTATTGACATCTGTTCAGCCTGTGAAAGCATCGATGCAACAGCGCGGAAACATTTGGTGCGCTTGCGTTAACAGCCGAAGTGAAACTCGTGCGTCTCTCTGCGCGCACACATGACATTGACGAGGAGTTTGATCAATATGGATTGGCGCCACAAGGCGGTCTGTCGCGACGAAGATCCGGAGCTGTTCTTCCCGGTCGGAAACAGCGGCCCGGCGCTTGCCCAGATCGCGGACGCGAAGCTGGTCTGCAACCGCTGCCCGGTCACCGCGGAGTGCCTGAGCTGGGCTTTGGAGTCCGGACAGGACGCCGGCGTGTGGGGCGGCATGAGCGAGGACGAGCGTCGCGCGCTCAAGCGTCGCAACGCCAGGACGAAGGCCCGCACCGGAGTCTGAGCCTCCTTCGGCATACAAAACAAGGGCCCCGACTAATGTCGGGGCCCTTCTTTTGTGCAATGAATTCAATTGATTTCCGCCGCTTAACAAAAATGGCATAAACCGTCAGTATTGCGGCACCCGAACGCGTCTGCCGATGGGCACTCGCAGAACTACGTCGGTGCCCCCGTCGTCGCTGGCATGCATCCCCAGCGACCCGTCGAGTTCGGCCGACACCAGGGTCCGCACGATCTGCAGACCGAGCCGGTCGGACTTCTCCAGACTGAATCCGGCGGGCAGTCCGCGCCCGTCGTCGTGCACCACCACATCGAGCCAGCGCGCCGACCGCTGGGAGCGGATGGTCACGCAACCCTGGCGGGTGGTGGTGTCGAACGCGTGCTCGATCGCGTTCTGGACCAGCTCGGTGATCACCATGATCAGCGCGGTGGCACGATCGGCGTCGAGCACCCCGAGCTCCCCGATGCGGTTGATCCGGATCGGAGAGTCAACGGCCGCAACGTCGTTCATGATC carries:
- the aroQ gene encoding type II 3-dehydroquinate dehydratase, yielding MTERRLLLVNGPNLNLLGTRQPEVYGSTTLAEIEARVAQVAKEAGLAVRAVQSNHEGELIDAIHAARSDCAAIVINPAAYSHTSIAIADALRSVGLPVAEVHLSNIHAREEFRHHSYVSAVAEMVVAGAGPLGYEMAVQYLADRLGQ
- the whiB1 gene encoding transcriptional regulator WhiB1, whose amino-acid sequence is MDWRHKAVCRDEDPELFFPVGNSGPALAQIADAKLVCNRCPVTAECLSWALESGQDAGVWGGMSEDERRALKRRNARTKARTGV
- a CDS encoding ferritin-like fold-containing protein, with protein sequence MNSTPSAAAASAPTGSPGDEPGHADAAPISLDHAGINELFALLAYGEVAAFYRLTEEARMAPNLSGRINMASMAAAEMQHYEVLRDALERRGVDVVPAMTRYAPALENYHRLTTPSTWLEALVKTYIGDALAADFYLQIADVMPPEAAEVVRSVLSETGHSQFVVAEVQSAVTASDRQRHRLALWSRRLLGEAITQAQFVMADHDELVDLVMAGGGLSQMSEFFDTLQNTHNRRMAELGLA
- a CDS encoding DUF7144 family membrane protein yields the protein MTPRASGMLTPRPVRLAGAIAALEGLLAIVTAVVLVVREAGGHHEVGISGYGTAGWFAIMGSGVAAAGWALWTGRRWGRGIAVFANLVLLPVAYYVFSSGRPGYAVVVAAAAVTVLAALFGPTGLHWLTQEPDSEFSRDANADSSGPDTR
- a CDS encoding diacylglycerol/lipid kinase family protein is translated as MRAVLIVNPNATSTTPAGRDLLAHALESRVRLTVTHTDHRGHAIEIARDAARDGVDVVIVHGGDGTVNEVVNGVVGQCGAGQPGPAVGVVPGGSANVFARALGISPDPIEATNQLVDLLGDFRRGRQWRRIGLMDCGERWGVFTAGMGVDGDVVAAVEAQRAKGRKVTASRYIRVAVREVLAAARKEPNLTLRLPDREPVSGVHFAFVSNASPWTYANTRPVWTNPDTTFETGLGVFATTSMNIWANLRLARQMNSRKPRLEAKHLIRDDDLPWLEVSSATPVACQIDGDYIGEREMMRFTAVAGALQVVAPPPKMGR
- a CDS encoding Rv3212 family protein, with the translated sequence MVKPERRTRADLVAAAVIAVVVVVVAAVVWWTSDARATISRPAAEPVPALKPAVAVPDSLTEQWSARSGKTIQPLVVAGAVVTGDDRTMAGRDPGTGDVVWTYARDLELCGVTWVYNYAVAVYPDSRGCGQVSTVDAKTGQRGPARTSYADRHVTLSGDGSTVLSAGDTRLEMWRSDMVRMLSYGALDAPIKPGVPATPLCRFVSAGASSGSVAVLEACERQDLRLTLLRPSDEEDVPETKYVQQKGVEDGTGARVVAVTDTYTALYVPTPKPRLDLIDDTGATVDTTIVDAPPSEDATMSRAGEVITWWTGDALMVFSANDLRYKYTVAASGPNAPIGPGTVMAGKLLVPVTTGYDVFDPDTGKGERHIPVQRPSVDGPVVPAVAGTVVLEQRGDELVALAGG
- a CDS encoding acid phosphatase; translation: MGVLQHRLILLRHGETEWSKSGKHTSRTELELTEHGRAQAQSAAHTLEQLDLHDPYVISSPRVRARTTAELAGLAVDEVNPLISEWDYGDFEGTTTVQIREMVPNWLVWTHGCPGGETSAQVCARADSAIAVALGHMESRDVVFVGHGHFSRAVITRWIEQPVYEGVRFAMPAASMAVCGFEHGVRQLSALAQTGVPNPAVST
- a CDS encoding ParA family protein, whose translation is MGTVTRVLAVANQKGGVAKTTTVASLGAAMTEQGKKVLLVDLDPQGSLTFSLGHDPDKLPVSVHEVLLGDVEPDVALVQTQEGMTLLPANIDLAGAEAMLLMRAGREHALKRALDKVSADFDVVIIDCPPSLGVLTLNGLTAADEVVVPLQCETLAHRGVGQFLRTVADVQAITNPNLTLLGALPTLYDSRTTHSRDVLFDVVDRYNLPVLSPPIPRTVRFAEASASGASVLTGRKNKGAVAYREFAAALMKHWKTGKPLQTYTPDV
- a CDS encoding isochorismate synthase, whose product is MTREPAFVFAGPDGVVIGEGVHTAFPHIADARAALASHSSPIIVGALPFDLDQPAALIRPQSVRFTDSLPDWPARDLAAAEITATSPDADEHRRRIEVALRRLRDPADGLHKVVLARALQLSAHGRLDARTVLARLAAADAQATKFLVDLSAAGEGYSGTALVGASPELLVARHGQQVFCRPFAGSAPRRADPEADAASGAALAESDKNHHEHQLVVDALRTALEPLCIDLQIAERPQLTKTAAVWHLYTPITGTLRERSTTALDLAVALHPTPAVGGSPTEEATALIAAVEGDRGFYAGTVGWCDRRGDGRWVVSIRCAQLSADRRTAVAHSGGGIVAESDPDDEVDETTTKFRTILSALGVQT
- a CDS encoding GNAT family N-acetyltransferase; its protein translation is MSENIRRVRRGDEVELVAMIGELAEFEHASDQCTVTETQLADALFGPDPTLYGHIAEVDGQAAAMALWFRNFSTWDGAAGIYLEDLFVRARFRRRGLARKLLATLARECVEHGYSRLSWAVLDWNVNAIALYDGVGGKPQSEWITYRVSGPELSALASRENSESGS
- a CDS encoding DEAD/DEAH box helicase — encoded protein: MTPVTTHPNPTFAQLGVRDEIVRALAENGIEHAFAIQELTLPLALAGDDLIGQARTGMGKTFAFGVPLLHRITSDPERPLTGIPRALVVVPTRELCIQVYEDLVGASKYLKADESRKLTVTAIYGGRPYEPQIEALQKGVDVVVGTPGRLLDLAQQGHLQLGGLSVLVLDEADEMLDLGFLPDIERILKQIPAKRQAMLFSATMPDPIITLARTFMTQPTHIRAEAPHSSATHDSTEQFAYRAHALDKVEMVARILQAEGRGATMIFTRTKRTAQKVADELAERGFKVGAVHGDLGQGAREKALKSFRTGEVDVLVATDVAARGIDIDDITHVINFQIPEDEQAYVHRIGRTGRAGKTGIAVTLVDWDELPRWTMIDKALGLDTPDPAETYSNSPHLYEELNIPADAGGSIGKAKQADKPKREPREPRAEKPARNRNRRRTRGGKPVSGHPEGTSEQPEASAAPDQDGEAGDGAARPARRRRRRRPSKASTAGTAAGTAAGTN